In the Harmonia axyridis chromosome 3, icHarAxyr1.1, whole genome shotgun sequence genome, one interval contains:
- the LOC123674885 gene encoding small nuclear ribonucleoprotein Sm D3, with product MSIGVPLKVLHEAEGHIVTCETITGEVYRGKLIEAEDNMNCQMSQISVTYRDGRVSQLENVYIRGSKIRFLILPDMLKNAPMFKKQTKAGTAGRGKSAILRAQAARGRGRGIQPPTRGGRGGWQPQQGNMGRGR from the exons ATGTCTATCGGTGTACCACTGAAAGTTCTTCATGAAGCTGAAGGCCATATTGTCACCTGTGAAACTATTACAGGTGAAGTTTATAGAGGCAAGTTAATAGAAGCCGAAGACAATATGAACTGCCAAATGTCCCAAATATCAGTAACTTACAGGGATGGTAGAGTTTCCCAATTGGAAAACGTTTACATTAGAGGATCCAAAATAAGATTCCTTATACTACCGGATATGTTGAAAAATGCCCCTATGTTTAAGAAACAGACAAAGGCAGGCACTGCTGGTAGGGGAAAAAGTGCTATACTGCGAGCTCAAG CTGCAAGAGGAAGGGGTCGGGGTATACAGCCTCCTACAAGAGGGGGAAGAGGTGGCTGGCAGCCTCAGCAAGGTAATATGGGGAGAGGTAGATAA
- the LOC123674873 gene encoding histone H2A deubiquitinase MYSM1-like isoform X3: MDEDEEINIVGDPNFLNCDYTVHPQWLLDRPSTNPDCWYNNSTSNRSREDSDQEPIGHITTENSITDESGWTEKEKTLLERGIEIFGKSPLRLSQFIGTKTPSEIKYYLKSFYMELHPTHFVRNSVRKLSDDFLELENILIDSQIPCTSEQIVEIDIQNENIRKRRKINTSKEIVRNNIKIPSHKQQNSKFNIIPNKQTVESGKSKLVNKSISRKNIINNDSKSNKLTDLSLEGEIVYMKKTSESSDSDVEIDIEDKCEDNNVQKDAQQIVIEKTLNECSPNGESSEIKAENEMNASDDADILNQLSSLDIPRFEVKLDKNIISGLEKFIFSEFFTHNISIDEKSLENYLKLRNHIIFSWTCKKPNYLTKGDIQKGFKPSVRSTLCKIHNFLEQIGVINYGCGRVRYIRPMHKIFKNTKMENVLKNSTHPKRFKKKFLHNGEGGCTVSHGAHGEIIETTVINKDPVNPKLKAVKKQPTYLIHCKPFSCDYKYKVKLHLSTLLLMDFHAHSAVSEVMGLIGGTWSQSTKLLSITHYEPCKNLASSTTHCDMCPVSQAESAERIHDMELNLLGWFHSHPMFAPEPSQQDLDTQKGLQKWIGNEKPCVGIILSPFNRPTALTPSDYRCLIVDKLENDERLLPYKFKDL, encoded by the exons ATGGATGAagatgaagaaataaatatagttggcgatccaaattttttgaattgcgATTACACAGTCCATCCACAATGGTTGTTGGATAGGCCTAGTACAAATCCAGATTGCTGGTATAATAATTCGACCTCCAACAGGAGTCGTGAAGATTCGGACCAGGAACCCATAGGTCATATAACTACAGAAAATTCTATAACTGATGAAAGTGGTTggactgaaaaagaaaaaacattgtTAGAAAGAGGTATTGAAATCTTCGGAAAAAGCCCTCTCCGTCTTTCTCAATTTATAGGAACAAAAACACCTTCAGAAATCAAGtattacttgaaaagtttttatatggaACTTCATCCAACACATTTTGTTAGAAATTCAGTTAGAAAATTGAGTGATGACTTTTTAGAACTTGAAAATATTCTCATTGATTCCCAGATACCCTGTACAAGTGAGCAAATAGttgaaattgatattcaaaatgagaatataagaaagagaagaaaaattaatacTTCAAAAGAGATAGTaagaaataatatcaaaataccTAGTCATAAGCaacaaaattctaaatttaaTATAATTCCGAACAAACAAACAGTAGAGTCAGGCAAAAGTAAACTTGTAAATAAGAGTATTTCCAGAAAGAATatcataaataatgattctaaaAGTAATAAACTAACAGATTTGAGCCTAGAAGgagaaattgtttacatgaaaaagaCTTCCGAGAGTTCAGATTCAGATGTAGAAATAGATATAGAGGATAAATGTGAAGATAATAATGTACAAAAAGATGCACAACAAATTGTTATTGAAAAGACATTGAATGAATGTTCACCCAATGGTGAGAGTAGTGAAATTAAAGCTGAGAATGAAATGAATGCATCAGATGATGCAGATATTTTAAATCAGTTATCTTCCTTAGATATTCCCAGATTTGAAGTGAAATtagataaaaatataatatctggactggaaaaatttatttttagtgaGTTTTTCACCCATAATATAAgtattgatgaaaaatctttggaaaattatttgaaactgAGGAATCACATTATATTTTCTTGGACCtgcaaaaaaccaaattattTAACAAAAGGTGATATACAAAAAGGATTTAAACCATCTGTAAGGAGCACTTTATGCAAGATTCATAATTTTCTAGAACAAATTGGAGTGATTAATTATGGATGTGGGAGAGTTAGATATATCAGACCTATgcacaaaattttcaagaatacaAAAATGGAAAATGTGCTGAAAAACTCCACTCATCCTAAACgattcaaaaaaaagtttttacacAATGGTGAGGGGGGCTGTACAGTTAGTCATGGGGCCCATGGAGAAATTATAGAAACTACAGTGATCAATAAGGATCCTGTAAACCCAAAATTGAAAGCAGTGAAGAAACAGCcaacttatttgattcattgtAAGCCATTTTCTTGTGACTATAAATACAAGGTCAAGTTGCATTTATCAACCTTACTTCTCATGGATTTTCATGCTCATTCTGCAGTTAGTGAAGTAATGGGGCTTATTGGAGGTACATGGAGTCAAAGCACCAAATTGTTATCTATTACTCATTATGAACCTTGTAAAAACCTGGCTTCCTCTACTACTCATTGTGACATGTGTCCAGTGTCTCAGGCTGAATCTGCAGAGAGAATACATGATATGGAATTAAATTTGCTGGGTTGGTTCCATTCACATCCTATGTTCGCCCCAGAACCCTCACAGCAAGACTTAGATACCCAGAAGGGGCTGCAGAAGTGGATTGGAAATGAGAAGCCTTGTGTTGGCATTATTTTGTCGCCTTTTAATAGGCCTACAGCTCTAACGCCCTCTGACTATCGATGTTTGATTGTTGACAaacttgaaaatgatgaaaGGCTTTTACCTTATAAATTTAAG GATCTATAA
- the LOC123674873 gene encoding histone H2A deubiquitinase MYSM1-like isoform X2, with amino-acid sequence MDEDEEINIVGDPNFLNCDYTVHPQWLLDRPSTNPDCWYNNSTSNRSREDSDQEPIGHITTENSITDESGWTEKEKTLLERGIEIFGKSPLRLSQFIGTKTPSEIKYYLKSFYMELHPTHFVRNSVRKLSDDFLELENILIDSQIPCTSEQIVEIDIQNENIRKRRKINTSKEIVRNNIKIPSHKQQNSKFNIIPNKQTVESGKSKLVNKSISRKNIINNDSKSNKLTDLSLEGEIVYMKKTSESSDSDVEIDIEDKCEDNNVQKDAQQIVIEKTLNECSPNGESSEIKAENEMNASDDADILNQLSSLDIPRFEVKLDKNIISGLEKFIFSEFFTHNISIDEKSLENYLKLRNHIIFSWTCKKPNYLTKEQIGVINYGCGRVRYIRPMHKIFKNTKMENVLKNSTHPKRFKKKFLHNGEGGCTVSHGAHGEIIETTVINKDPVNPKLKAVKKQPTYLIHCKPFSCDYKYKVKLHLSTLLLMDFHAHSAVSEVMGLIGGTWSQSTKLLSITHYEPCKNLASSTTHCDMCPVSQAESAERIHDMELNLLGWFHSHPMFAPEPSQQDLDTQKGLQKWIGNEKPCVGIILSPFNRPTALTPSDYRCLIVDKLENDERLLPYKFKVEIVSENFNLDRFIANVSRIYNFVVVNGDYVDEKYGSSFQQPYVHDKSMTFMEKFVSSARLTLERYFSEQLCQKIVKGIINVCNKPT; translated from the exons ATGGATGAagatgaagaaataaatatagttggcgatccaaattttttgaattgcgATTACACAGTCCATCCACAATGGTTGTTGGATAGGCCTAGTACAAATCCAGATTGCTGGTATAATAATTCGACCTCCAACAGGAGTCGTGAAGATTCGGACCAGGAACCCATAGGTCATATAACTACAGAAAATTCTATAACTGATGAAAGTGGTTggactgaaaaagaaaaaacattgtTAGAAAGAGGTATTGAAATCTTCGGAAAAAGCCCTCTCCGTCTTTCTCAATTTATAGGAACAAAAACACCTTCAGAAATCAAGtattacttgaaaagtttttatatggaACTTCATCCAACACATTTTGTTAGAAATTCAGTTAGAAAATTGAGTGATGACTTTTTAGAACTTGAAAATATTCTCATTGATTCCCAGATACCCTGTACAAGTGAGCAAATAGttgaaattgatattcaaaatgagaatataagaaagagaagaaaaattaatacTTCAAAAGAGATAGTaagaaataatatcaaaataccTAGTCATAAGCaacaaaattctaaatttaaTATAATTCCGAACAAACAAACAGTAGAGTCAGGCAAAAGTAAACTTGTAAATAAGAGTATTTCCAGAAAGAATatcataaataatgattctaaaAGTAATAAACTAACAGATTTGAGCCTAGAAGgagaaattgtttacatgaaaaagaCTTCCGAGAGTTCAGATTCAGATGTAGAAATAGATATAGAGGATAAATGTGAAGATAATAATGTACAAAAAGATGCACAACAAATTGTTATTGAAAAGACATTGAATGAATGTTCACCCAATGGTGAGAGTAGTGAAATTAAAGCTGAGAATGAAATGAATGCATCAGATGATGCAGATATTTTAAATCAGTTATCTTCCTTAGATATTCCCAGATTTGAAGTGAAATtagataaaaatataatatctggactggaaaaatttatttttagtgaGTTTTTCACCCATAATATAAgtattgatgaaaaatctttggaaaattatttgaaactgAGGAATCACATTATATTTTCTTGGACCtgcaaaaaaccaaattattTAACAAAAG AACAAATTGGAGTGATTAATTATGGATGTGGGAGAGTTAGATATATCAGACCTATgcacaaaattttcaagaatacaAAAATGGAAAATGTGCTGAAAAACTCCACTCATCCTAAACgattcaaaaaaaagtttttacacAATGGTGAGGGGGGCTGTACAGTTAGTCATGGGGCCCATGGAGAAATTATAGAAACTACAGTGATCAATAAGGATCCTGTAAACCCAAAATTGAAAGCAGTGAAGAAACAGCcaacttatttgattcattgtAAGCCATTTTCTTGTGACTATAAATACAAGGTCAAGTTGCATTTATCAACCTTACTTCTCATGGATTTTCATGCTCATTCTGCAGTTAGTGAAGTAATGGGGCTTATTGGAGGTACATGGAGTCAAAGCACCAAATTGTTATCTATTACTCATTATGAACCTTGTAAAAACCTGGCTTCCTCTACTACTCATTGTGACATGTGTCCAGTGTCTCAGGCTGAATCTGCAGAGAGAATACATGATATGGAATTAAATTTGCTGGGTTGGTTCCATTCACATCCTATGTTCGCCCCAGAACCCTCACAGCAAGACTTAGATACCCAGAAGGGGCTGCAGAAGTGGATTGGAAATGAGAAGCCTTGTGTTGGCATTATTTTGTCGCCTTTTAATAGGCCTACAGCTCTAACGCCCTCTGACTATCGATGTTTGATTGTTGACAaacttgaaaatgatgaaaGGCTTTTACCTTATAAATTTAAGGTTGAAATTGtatcagaaaatttcaatttagatAGATTTATAGCAAATGTTTCCAGGATCTATAACTTTGTAGTTGTGAATGGGGATTATGTCGATGAAAAATATGGAAGCAGCTTCCAACAACCTTATGTGCATGATAAGAGTATGACATTTATGGAAAAGTTTGTTTCAAGTGCCAGATTGACTTTGGAGAGGTATTTTTCAGAGCAGCTATGCCAGAAAATTGTTAAAGGCATAATCAATGTCTGTAATAAGCCAACCTAG
- the LOC123674884 gene encoding phosphatidylethanolamine-binding protein homolog F40A3.3-like — MEKHEVVPDVIDVVPDQGIEISYPSGVKVDFGNELAPTQVKDVPTVKWAADSSTLYTLCMTDPDAPSRKEPQYREWHHWLVGNIPGNDVSKGETLSAYVGSGPPQGTGLHRYVFLVYKQNGKIDFDEKRLPNNSAEGRGCFSIKKFAAKYNLGQPVAGNLYQAQWDDYVPLLYKQLGA, encoded by the coding sequence AATAGATGTGGTCCCCGACCAAGGCATAGAAATATCTTATCCTAGCGGGGTAAAAGTTGACTTTGGTAATGAATTAGCACCGACCCAAGTTAAAGATGTTCCCACTGTGAAATGGGCAGCAGACTCAAGCACTCTTTATACCCTATGCATGACTGATCCAGACGCTCCTTCTAGAAAGGAACCCCAATATCGCGAATGGCATCACTGGCTAGTTGGAAATATACCAGGAAATGATGTGTCTAAAGGAGAGACGCTATCAGCTTATGTTGGTTCAGGACCCCCACAAGGCACAGGACTGCACAGATATGTCTTCCTTGTCTACAAGCAGAATggtaaaattgattttgatgaaaaaaggcTTCCTAATAACTCTGCTGAAGGAAGGGGCTGCTTTTCTATTAAGAAATTTGCTGCAAAATACAACCTAGGACAACCTGTTGCTGGAAACCTTTATCAGGCCCAATGGGATGATTATGTTCCTCTTTTATATAAACAGCTTGGAGCTTAA
- the LOC123674880 gene encoding 2-methoxy-6-polyprenyl-1,4-benzoquinol methylase, mitochondrial: MISGKLILNFSLKRNFFRNTFFVSVNRFVSQTVIKNDASEEKTTHFGFQQVKESEKTEKVRKLFEDVASKYDIMNDVTSLGIHRIWKDIFIHRLAPTKNTTLLDMAGGTGDIAFRFLNYIKSSKSEAGCHVVVCDINENMLEVGKARSKNLNHNQNVISWKQANAENLPFEDNSFSAYTIAFGIRNMTHIDQVLREAYRVLQPGGRFMCLEFSHVNNPLLQWVYDQYSFQVIPVLGQIIAEQWKPYQYLVESIRQFPDQEKFKKMIEEAGFRAVTYENLTNGVVSIHSGFKL, encoded by the exons ATGATTAGTGGAAAGTTGATTTTGAACTTTTCgttaaaaagaaatttcttccgAAATACATTTTTCGTATCGGTGAACAGATTTGTATCCCAAACAGTAATAAAAAATGATGCTTCTGAAGAAAAAACAACTCATTTCGGTTTCCAACAGGTGAAAGAAagtgaaaaaaccgaaaaag ttcgtAAACTTTTCGAAGATGTTGCCTCAAAGTACGATATAATGAACGATGTCACTTCTCTAGGAATACATAGGATATGGAAAGATATATTTATACATCGATTGGCCCCTACAAAAAATACAACTTTATTGGATATGGCCGGAGGAACTG GAGATATAGCGTTTCGATTCTTAAACTATATAAAGAGTTCCAAAAGTGAAGCTGGTTGCCATGTTGTTGTTTGCGATATAAATGAAAACATGTTAGAAGTTGGGAAAGCaagaagtaaaaatttgaaCCACAACCAAAATGTTATCAGTTGGAAACAGGCAAATGCAGAAAATCTACCATTCGAAGATAATTCCTTTTCAGCTTATACCATAGCTTTTGGTATAAGAAACATGACTCATATTGATCAGGTTTTGAGGGAAGCTTATAGAGTTTTGCAGCCAGGTGGTCGTTTCATGTGTTTGGAATTCAGTCATGTTAATAATCCACTTTTGCAATG GGTATATGACCAATATAGTTTTCAAGTGATTCCAGTATTGGGACAAATAATTGCAGAACAGTGGAAACCTTACCAGTATTTAGTTGAAAGTATTAGGCAGTTTCCAGACCAA gaaaaatttaagaaaatgatTGAGGAAGCAGGATTCAGAGCCGTTACTTATGAAAATTTGACCAATGGAGTAGTTTCAATTCATTCAGGATTCAAGCTTTGA
- the LOC123674873 gene encoding histone H2A deubiquitinase MYSM1-like isoform X1 has protein sequence MDEDEEINIVGDPNFLNCDYTVHPQWLLDRPSTNPDCWYNNSTSNRSREDSDQEPIGHITTENSITDESGWTEKEKTLLERGIEIFGKSPLRLSQFIGTKTPSEIKYYLKSFYMELHPTHFVRNSVRKLSDDFLELENILIDSQIPCTSEQIVEIDIQNENIRKRRKINTSKEIVRNNIKIPSHKQQNSKFNIIPNKQTVESGKSKLVNKSISRKNIINNDSKSNKLTDLSLEGEIVYMKKTSESSDSDVEIDIEDKCEDNNVQKDAQQIVIEKTLNECSPNGESSEIKAENEMNASDDADILNQLSSLDIPRFEVKLDKNIISGLEKFIFSEFFTHNISIDEKSLENYLKLRNHIIFSWTCKKPNYLTKGDIQKGFKPSVRSTLCKIHNFLEQIGVINYGCGRVRYIRPMHKIFKNTKMENVLKNSTHPKRFKKKFLHNGEGGCTVSHGAHGEIIETTVINKDPVNPKLKAVKKQPTYLIHCKPFSCDYKYKVKLHLSTLLLMDFHAHSAVSEVMGLIGGTWSQSTKLLSITHYEPCKNLASSTTHCDMCPVSQAESAERIHDMELNLLGWFHSHPMFAPEPSQQDLDTQKGLQKWIGNEKPCVGIILSPFNRPTALTPSDYRCLIVDKLENDERLLPYKFKVEIVSENFNLDRFIANVSRIYNFVVVNGDYVDEKYGSSFQQPYVHDKSMTFMEKFVSSARLTLERYFSEQLCQKIVKGIINVCNKPT, from the coding sequence ATGGATGAagatgaagaaataaatatagttggcgatccaaattttttgaattgcgATTACACAGTCCATCCACAATGGTTGTTGGATAGGCCTAGTACAAATCCAGATTGCTGGTATAATAATTCGACCTCCAACAGGAGTCGTGAAGATTCGGACCAGGAACCCATAGGTCATATAACTACAGAAAATTCTATAACTGATGAAAGTGGTTggactgaaaaagaaaaaacattgtTAGAAAGAGGTATTGAAATCTTCGGAAAAAGCCCTCTCCGTCTTTCTCAATTTATAGGAACAAAAACACCTTCAGAAATCAAGtattacttgaaaagtttttatatggaACTTCATCCAACACATTTTGTTAGAAATTCAGTTAGAAAATTGAGTGATGACTTTTTAGAACTTGAAAATATTCTCATTGATTCCCAGATACCCTGTACAAGTGAGCAAATAGttgaaattgatattcaaaatgagaatataagaaagagaagaaaaattaatacTTCAAAAGAGATAGTaagaaataatatcaaaataccTAGTCATAAGCaacaaaattctaaatttaaTATAATTCCGAACAAACAAACAGTAGAGTCAGGCAAAAGTAAACTTGTAAATAAGAGTATTTCCAGAAAGAATatcataaataatgattctaaaAGTAATAAACTAACAGATTTGAGCCTAGAAGgagaaattgtttacatgaaaaagaCTTCCGAGAGTTCAGATTCAGATGTAGAAATAGATATAGAGGATAAATGTGAAGATAATAATGTACAAAAAGATGCACAACAAATTGTTATTGAAAAGACATTGAATGAATGTTCACCCAATGGTGAGAGTAGTGAAATTAAAGCTGAGAATGAAATGAATGCATCAGATGATGCAGATATTTTAAATCAGTTATCTTCCTTAGATATTCCCAGATTTGAAGTGAAATtagataaaaatataatatctggactggaaaaatttatttttagtgaGTTTTTCACCCATAATATAAgtattgatgaaaaatctttggaaaattatttgaaactgAGGAATCACATTATATTTTCTTGGACCtgcaaaaaaccaaattattTAACAAAAGGTGATATACAAAAAGGATTTAAACCATCTGTAAGGAGCACTTTATGCAAGATTCATAATTTTCTAGAACAAATTGGAGTGATTAATTATGGATGTGGGAGAGTTAGATATATCAGACCTATgcacaaaattttcaagaatacaAAAATGGAAAATGTGCTGAAAAACTCCACTCATCCTAAACgattcaaaaaaaagtttttacacAATGGTGAGGGGGGCTGTACAGTTAGTCATGGGGCCCATGGAGAAATTATAGAAACTACAGTGATCAATAAGGATCCTGTAAACCCAAAATTGAAAGCAGTGAAGAAACAGCcaacttatttgattcattgtAAGCCATTTTCTTGTGACTATAAATACAAGGTCAAGTTGCATTTATCAACCTTACTTCTCATGGATTTTCATGCTCATTCTGCAGTTAGTGAAGTAATGGGGCTTATTGGAGGTACATGGAGTCAAAGCACCAAATTGTTATCTATTACTCATTATGAACCTTGTAAAAACCTGGCTTCCTCTACTACTCATTGTGACATGTGTCCAGTGTCTCAGGCTGAATCTGCAGAGAGAATACATGATATGGAATTAAATTTGCTGGGTTGGTTCCATTCACATCCTATGTTCGCCCCAGAACCCTCACAGCAAGACTTAGATACCCAGAAGGGGCTGCAGAAGTGGATTGGAAATGAGAAGCCTTGTGTTGGCATTATTTTGTCGCCTTTTAATAGGCCTACAGCTCTAACGCCCTCTGACTATCGATGTTTGATTGTTGACAaacttgaaaatgatgaaaGGCTTTTACCTTATAAATTTAAGGTTGAAATTGtatcagaaaatttcaatttagatAGATTTATAGCAAATGTTTCCAGGATCTATAACTTTGTAGTTGTGAATGGGGATTATGTCGATGAAAAATATGGAAGCAGCTTCCAACAACCTTATGTGCATGATAAGAGTATGACATTTATGGAAAAGTTTGTTTCAAGTGCCAGATTGACTTTGGAGAGGTATTTTTCAGAGCAGCTATGCCAGAAAATTGTTAAAGGCATAATCAATGTCTGTAATAAGCCAACCTAG
- the LOC123674883 gene encoding non-homologous end-joining factor 1-like, which produces MWKFFEVEKKDFISKVISKASSLILTISDLKSVWREEISSGDILCRFKEMNPLFESNENIKESVALMMNDIDKALELNTVLKDDSMVLMITSELEMKYNIKFKFILTKLEEEFFSEVTLPMVQTILQLEQTQCLLSDLLKKKDRELQEYKLEKGEISREDLKTEPFDGIVNDTLSDDLMLNVLNKNFLVGTSDQSSYSHETNEFVSEYPKSTKSIKRKIYSAKTSNKIHVL; this is translated from the exons ATGTGGAAATTTTTTGAAGTTGAGAAGAAGGATTTCATTTCTAAAGTGATATCTAAAGCGAGCAGTCTCATACTAACAATAAGTGATTTGAAATCAGTTTGGAGGGAAGAAATTTCATCGGGTGATATTTTATGCAGATTTAAA GAAATGAATCCATTGTTTGAGAGCAACGAGAACATCAAAGAGTCGGTGGCTTTAATGATGAATGATATTGATAAGGCTTTAGAACTAAATACTGTATTAAAAGATGATAGTATGGTACTCATGATTACTTCAGAATTAGAAATGAAATACaacattaaattcaaattcattttaacGAAACTAGAGGAAGAG TTTTTCAGTGAAGTCACATTGCCTATGGTACAAACTATATTACAATTAGAGCAAACACAGTGCCTTTTAAGTGATTTACTCAAGAAGAAAGATCGTGAGTTGCAAGAGTACAAACTTGAAAAAGGAGAAATATCTAGAG aggaTTTGAAAACTGAACCTTTCGATGGCATTGTGAACGATACATTGTCTGATGACTTAATGCTGAATGTATTGAACAAGAATTTTTTAGTTGGAACTTCGGATCAAAGCAGTTATTCACATGAAACTAATGA GTTTGTGAGTGAATATCCAAAAAGTACAAAATCTATTAAGAGGAAAATATACTCGGCGAAAACATCGAATAAAATACatgtattatga